A stretch of the Aegilops tauschii subsp. strangulata cultivar AL8/78 chromosome 4, Aet v6.0, whole genome shotgun sequence genome encodes the following:
- the LOC109757755 gene encoding scarecrow-like protein 9, protein MDDRRRAGELLKEIQQHASPTGDATQRLAYWFAEGLEARLTGTGSQVYGTLTAKGTSAVAHSEAYQEFISACCFRNVSFLFANSAIFNAAVGRSRLHIVDYGFRYGFQWSELLRRLAARDGGPPEVRITHIDLPQPGFHPEKHMEEIGYRLTGIARELGVSFKYRAILAQWQTVSIEDLDLDLEPDEVLAVNDLYNFRTLMDESVVIGSPNPRDTVLGNISKMKPDVFVQSTVNGSYGTFFLSRFREALFFYSALFDMLDATMPRENKLRLALERNIFGWVVLNAIAYEGTDRVERCETYKHWQVRNQRAGLRQLPLDRETVKMARDMVKNKYHKDFLIDEDHHWLLQGWKGRILLAHSTWEADGASSHC, encoded by the coding sequence ATGGATGACCGCCGGAGGGCAGGTGAGTTGCTCAAGGAGATTCAGCAGCATGCCTCACCCACTGGTGACGCCACACAGCGGCTTGCCTACTGGTtcgctgaggggctggaggcacGGCTCACTGGCACAGGCAGCCAAGTGTATGGGACGCTTACGGCTAAGGGCACCTCTGCTGTGGCACACTCAGAGGCTTACCAAGAATTCATTTCAGCGTGCTGCTTCAGGAATGTATCCTTCTTGTTCGCCAACAGTGCCATCTTCAATGCGGCAGTGGGGAGGAGCAGGTTGCACATTGTTGATTATGGCTTTCGTTATGGATTCCAGTGGTCAGAACTGCTGCGCAGGCTGGCAGCAAGGGATGGTGGCCCGCCAGAGGTCAGGATCACGCACATTGACCTCCCACAGCCTGGATTCCACCCAGAAAAACATATGGAGGAGATCGGTTATCGGCTGACTGGCATTGCCCGGGAGCTTGGTGTGTCGTTCAAGTACCGTGCCATCTTGGCGCAGTGGCAGACCGTTTCCATCGAGGACCTGGACCTGGACCTGGAACCTGATGAGGTGCTTGCTGTGAATGACCTGTACAATTTCAGGACCTTAATGGATGAGAGTGTCGTCATAGGCAGCCCGAACCCCAGGGATACTGTCCTCGGCAACATCAGCAAGATGAAACCGGACGTGTTTGTCCAAAGCACCGTGAATGGTTCCTATGGCACCTTCTTCTTGTCACGGTTCCGCGAGGCCCTCTTCTTTTACTCTGCACTGTTTGACATGCTTGATGCAACCATGCCAAGGGAGAACAAACTGCGGCTGGCGCTGGAGCGCAACATCTTTGGGTGGGTTGTCCTGAATGCCATTGCATATGAGGGAACGGACCGGGTGGAGCGTTGTGAGACCTATAAGCATTGGCAAGTCAGAAACCAACGTGCAGGCCTGAGGCAGCTGCCACTGGACAGAGAAACTGTTAAGATGGCTAGGGACATGGTAAAGAACAAATACCACAAGGACTTTCTCATCGACGAGGACCACCACTGGCTGCTGCAAGGGTGGAAGGGCCGCATCCTCTTGGCTCACTCAACATGGGAGGCAGACGGTGCTAGCTCCCACTGTTAA
- the LOC109757761 gene encoding scarecrow-like protein 9, with product MTVIHPLHIQYSFTAPSEISMHSTMAATPEELLGLTEPAPLSPSIFLDLPPPPTTHGDSQQPQNDLALEYISRMLTEEDIVDKFFYQYPDHPELLQAEQPFAEILADTSSDAHESFAASTSILMPSQGNGMDLMVSGCQVQYPAFFLNGTGTGTGIMEPSGLVFPIPSESSTRTDMLSSMAFFKGMEEANRFLPADNVMVAGRGRKKRPGMDGEAEAGLGRSSKQITALPRCVQEEEEEEEEEATALEMLDRLVLNGYDAHPGEMQEVVRVTLEDKENKAAIGRRGRRGARHTVVTDLETLLIRCAEAVSSNDVHGASKLLERIKWHSSPTGDAKQRLAHYFAQGLEARLAGTGSRLYRALMGKHTLTIELIKAFHLHMAACCSMKVGLLFAINTICKAVAGRRKLHIVHYGITTGFQWPDLLRLLANREGGPPQVRITGINTPRPGLRPAQIMEEAGDRLNNCARQFGVPFEFRAIASKLEDVRAEDLHIDPDEVLVVNSLYEFRTLMDESLTFDMVSPRDMVLNNVSKMRPAVFVQSLVNGPYSAAFFMTRFRHALYYFTALFDVMENTVPRDNDQRLLVERDIFARSAINMIACEGTDRVERPQNYKEWQARNERAGLRQLPLDPDVVLMLKDQVKSRYHKHFMISEDHCWLLQGWKGRVLYAHSTWASQVID from the coding sequence ATGACAGTGATACATCCACTCCACATCCAATATAGTTTCACTGCACCATCAGAGATCAGCATGCACTCCACTATGGCTGCCACACCGGAGGAGTTGTTGGGCCTCACTGAGCCTGCACCACTGTCCCCATCCATCTTCCTCGACCTTCCTCCGCCCCCGACGACCCATGGTGACTCACAGCAGCCGCAGAACGACCTGGCCCTGGAGTACATTTCGCGCATGCTCACGGAAGAGGACATCGTCGACAAGTTCTTCTACCAGTACCCTGACCACCCAGAGCTCCTGCAGGCCGAGCAGCCCTTTGCCGAGATCCTTGCCGACACCTCATCCGACGCCCACGAGTCCTTTGCCGCCTCCACCTCCATCTTGATGCCGAGCCAAGGTAACGGCATGGACTTAATGGTTTCCGGGTGCCAGGTGCAGTATCCAGCCTTCTTCTTGAACGGCACAGGCACAGGCACAGGCATTATGGAGCCCAGTGGTTTGGTGTTTCCCATTCCCAGCGAGAGCAGCACCAGAACGGACATGCTGTCGAGCATGGCTTTCTTCAAAGGCATGGAGGAAGCCAACAGGTTCTTGCCCGCAGACAATGTGATGGTGGCTGGCAGGGGGCGTAAGAAGAGGCCTGGCATGGATGGTGAGGCGGAGGCGGGCTTGGGCAGGAGCAGCAAGCAAATAACGGCGCTGCCGCGTTGTgtccaggaggaggaggaggaggaggaggaggaagccaccGCGCTGGAGATGCTGGACCGGCTCGTCCTCAACGGCTACGACGCGCACCCGGGCGAGATGCAGGAGGTGGTACGCGTCACCTTGGAGGACAAGGAGAACAAGGCAGCAATTGGcaggcgcgggaggcgcggggcgAGGCACACGGTGGTGACTGACCTAGAGACCCTGCTGATCCGCTGCGCCGAAGCAGTGTCCAGCAACGACGTGCATGGCGCGAGCAAGCTGCTGGAGCGGATCAAGTGGCACTCCTCGCCGACGGGGGACGCCAAGCAGCGGCTGGCGCACTACTTCGCCCAGGGGCTGGAGGCACGGCTGGCTGGCACTGGGAGCCGGCTGTACCGAGCGCTCATGGGGAAGCACACCTTAACCATTGAGCTCATCAAAGCCTTCCATCTGCACATGGCTGCGTGCTGCTCGATGAAGGTTGGTTTGCTCTTTGCCATCAACACCATCTGCAAGGCCGTTGCAGGGAGGAGGAAACTGCACATTGTGCACTACGGCATCACCACCGGATTCCAGTGGCCGGACTTGCTCCGGTTGCTGGCCAACAGGGAGGGTGGGCCACCGCAAGTGAGGATCACCGGCATTAACACCCCTCGCCCTGGGCTCCGTCCGGCTCAAATAATGGAGGAGGCGGGGGACCGGCTCAACAACTGTGCTAGGCAGTTCGGCGTGCCATTCGAGTTCCGCGCCATCGCATCCAAGCTGGAGGATGTCCGGGCTGAGGacctgcacatcgacccagacgAGGTCCTGGTCGTGAACAGCCTGTACGAGTTCAGGACCTTGATGGACGAGAGCCTGACCTTTGACATGGTGAGCCCGAGGGACATGGTGCTCAACAATGTCAGCAAGATGAGGCCAGCTGTGTTCGTTCAGTCCCTCGTCAATGGACCATACAGCGCGGCTTTCTTCATGACGCGGTTCCGCCATGCCTTGTACTACTTCACGGCCTTGTTCGATGTGATGGAGAACACCGTTCCACGGGACAACGACCAGAGACTTCTGGTGGAGCGGGACATCTTTGCACGCTCCGCCATTAACATGATCGCCTGTGAAGGCACAGACCGGGTGGAGCGCCCTCAGAACTACAAGGAGTGGCAGGCGCGGAACGAGCGAGCGGGGCTAAGGCAGCTGCCATTGGACCCTGATGTTGTTCTGATGCTCAAGGACCAAGTGAAGAGTCGGTACCACAAGCATTTCATGATCAGCGAGGATCACTGCTGGCTTCTGCAAGGATGGAAAGGCCGGGTGCTCTATGCACACTCCACATGGGCTTCTCAAGTGATAGATTGA
- the LOC141020533 gene encoding scarecrow-like protein 9 yields the protein MPIAREELLGLKEHMEPPPPSPSVYLDIPPSPCGGSVGDLVLPYITRILMEEDIDDRFFYQYPDHLAFLQAQQQFTQILDDAKNLPSCEGGDMEKMHSDASLQGIRGGSMCLADKDVPSWTFSDGAEVDNNGDQSKLNRSNEAMLNFAFLKGMEEANKFLPRDNQPQADVFSVDQAKEIFGRSISGGARKGQRDVDKLEEVVGRSSKLLMPELEEDGAREMINKIMLNSYELCGETMEKLQITMENIRADRKNKKAVRGKQGKKEAVDLRGLLLCCAQEVATGNRHGAGNLLKQIRQHASATGDAAQRLAYCFAKGLEARLAGTGSQVYRSLMAKHTSTMEFLKGYELFMAACSFKRVAFTFSSMTIFDAVEGKSKLHIVDYGLHYGCQWPGLLAWLATRDGGPPEVRITGIDLPQPGFRPAKRLEETGRALSNCARQFGLPFKFHAIAAKWETIRAEDLNIDPDEVLVVNDLFNFNTLMDESLVIDRPSPRDVVLSNIREMQPDVFIQGVVNGSSGPFFLARFREALFFYSSVFDMLDATTPPDSYQRFVLERDMFGQCALNTIACESADRVERPETYKQWQLRNQRAGLRQLPLKPIITKVASGKVKSLYHKEFVVDVDQGWLLQGWKGRILYAHSAWVADDTSSEY from the coding sequence ATGCCCATCGCCCGCGAGGAGTTGCTGGGACTGAAGGAACACATGGAGCCCCCGCCGCCATCTCCATCCGTCTACCTTGACATTCCTCCGTCGCCCTGTGGCGGCAGTGTCGGGGACCTGGTGCTTCCATACATCACTCGCATTCTGATGGAGGAGGACATCGACGACAGGTTCTTCTACCAGTACCCAGACCATCTTGCCTTCCTCCAGGCGCAGCAGCAATTTACCCAAATTCTTGATGATGCCAAGAACTTACCGTCCTGCGAAGGTGGCGACATGGAGAAGATGCATTCCGATGCGTCTTTGCAGGGTATTCGTGGAGGCAGCATGTGCTTGGCTGACAAGGACGTCCCGAGTTGGACGTTCTCGGATGGTGCTGAGGTGGACAATAATGGTGATCAGAGCAAACTCAACCGCTCCAATGAAGCCATGCTTAACTTTGCATTCTTGAAAGGCATGGAGGAGGCCAACAAGTTCTTGCCTAGAGACAACCAACCGCAGGCTGATGTCTTCAGCGTCGACCAAGCGAAAGAGATTTTTGGGCGAAGCATTAGTGGTGGGGCACGGAAGGGTCAGCGTGATGTGGACAAGCTGGAGGAAGTGGTGGGCAGGTCCAGCAAACTGCTGATGCCGGAGCTGGAAGAGGATGGCGCCCGCGAGATGATCAACAAAATAATGCTGAATAGTTACGAACTATGTGGGGAGACCATGGAGAAGCTGCAAATCACCATGGAGAACATCAGAGCTGATAGAAAAAATAAGAAGGCGGTGCGGGGAAAGCAGGGAAAGAAAGAGGCGGTGGACCTGCGCGGGCTGTTGCTATGCTGCGCACAGGAGGTGGCCACCGGCAACCGTCATGGCGCGGGCAATCTGCTGAAACAGATCAGGCAACATGCTTCCGCAACAGGAGATGCCGCTCAGCGGCTGGCGTATTGTTTCGCCAAGGGGCTTGAGGCCCGGCTGGCGGGCACTGGGAGCCAGGTGTACAGGTCACTCATGGCGAAGCACACCTCGACCATGGAGTTCCTCAAAGGTTACGAGCTGTTCATGGCAGCCTGCTCCTTCAAAAGGGTGGCGTTCACATTCTCCAGCATGACCATCTTCGATGCCGTGGAAGGGAAGAGCAAGTTGCACATTGTGGATTATGGCTTGCATTATGGGTGCCAGTGGCCGGGCCTGCTGGCTTGGCTGGCGACTAGGGACGGCGGGCCACCGGAGGTGAGGATCACCGGGATTGACCTCCCGCAGCCCGGGTTCCGCCCGGCTAAGAGGCTTGAGGAGACAGGGCGGGCACTCAGCAACTGTGCCCGTCAGTTTGGCTTGCCGTTCAAGTTCCATGCCATCGCGGCCAAGTGGGAGACTATCCGTGCCGAGGACCTCAACATCGACCCTGACGAGGTGCTTGTGGTGAATGACCTGTTCAATTTCAACACCTTGATGGACGAGAGCCTTGTTATCGACAGACCCAGCCCCAGGGATGTGGTCCTCAGCAACATCCGGGAGATGCAGCCAGATGTGTTCATCCAAGGTGTTGTGAACGGTTCGAGCGGCCCATTTTTCTTGGCGCGGTTTCGGGAGGCGCTCTTCTTTTACTCATCGGTGTTCGACATGCTTGACGCCACCACACCACCAGATAGCTACCAGCGCTTCGTTCTCGAGCGGGACATGTTCGGGCAGTGTGCTCTGAATACTATCGCCTGCGAGAGTGCAGACCGGGTAGAGCGTCCTGAGACATACAAACAGTGGCAGCTGAGAAACCAACGTGCAGGCCTCAGACAGCTGCCACTGAAGCCGATTATCACTAAGGTGGCATCAGGCAAGGTCAAGAGCCTGTACCACAAGGAGTTTGTTGTGGATGTGGATCAGGGGTGGTTGCTGCAGGGGTGGAAGGGGCGCATCCTATATGCTCACTCGGCGTGGGTGGCAGACGACACTAGCTCGGAGTATTAG